CCCCCGGGTGTACTGCCCAGGCTTGTAGTCTGCGCGACGGGTACAGTGACCTGCAACAGGCGGGTTACGAGGTTTTGGGGGTCAGCGTAGACAGCGAAGCATCCCATCAGAAGTTTATCAACAAGCATACATTGCCCTTCCCGCTGATTGCCGATACCGAAAAAGAGTTGGTGCAACTGTTCGGCGTGTGGCAAGAGAAGACCATGATGGGCAAAAGATATATGGGAACGGTGCGAACCACTTTCCTGACAGATGAGCAGGGTGTGATCACCCATGTGCTGGCAGGACGTGAAGTGGATACGAAGAACCATGCTGTACAGATCCTGGGCAGCTGATAGCAATTCAAATCGGGTTTTTACTCCCCACGACATCCTCTTTGCCAAGCTGGTTTCAAAAGTGATTGCCGCCGGGGTATCATGCTAAAAAGAAACAAACCAACAACATTATGGAACAGGAAAAAGAGAACAAGAACAGTGAGAAGCTGAAAGCACTGCGGGCAGCGATGGACAAGATAGAGAAGACATACGGCAAGGGATCCATCATGATGATGGGCGATGAGAAGGTTGAGGAGGTGCCGGTCATCTCCTCCGGTTCCATCGGGCTGAACGTCGCTTTGGGCGTGGGGGGATACCCACGTGGCAGGGTGATAGAGATCTACGGACCGGAATCTTCGGGTAAGACCACCCTGGCCATTCATGCCATCGCCGAGGCGCAGAAGGCGGGAGGGGTAGCAGCCTTCATCGATGCGGAGCATGCCTTCGACCGTTTTTATGCCGAGAAGCTGGGAGTAGACACCGACGAGTTGCTCATCTCCCAGCCTAGCAGTGGCGAGGAGGCACTCGAGATCGCAGAGCAACTGATACGCTCTTCTGCGGTCGATATCATCGTGATCGACTCGGTAGCGGCGCTCACACCGAAAAAGGAGATCGAGGGAGACATGGGCGACTCCAATGTAGGCCTACAGGCACGCCTGATGTCGCAGGCACTGCGCAAGCTCACCTCAGCCATCAGCAAGACCAATACCACCTGCATCTTCATTAACCAGCTGCGCGAGAAGATCGGCGTGATGTTCGGCAATCCCGAGACCACCACCGGTGGTAACGCATTGAAGTTCTATGCCTCGGTGCGACTCGACATCCGGGGAAACGGATCCCCCATCAAGGATGGTGAGGAACAGATCGGTCGCCCCACCCGTGTCAGGGTGGTGAAGAACAAGGTGGCACCTCCCTTCCGTAAAGCTGAGTTTGACATCATGTACGGTGAGGGCATCTCCCGTACCGGTGAGATCATCGACCTGGGATCGGAGCTCAACATCATCAAGAAGAGTGGCTCCTGGTATAGCTACAACGACACCAAGCTGGGACAGGGACGCGATGCCGCCAAGCTGGCCGTCAGAGACAATCCCGAGTTGGCCGAGGAACTGGAACGTTTGGTCTTTGAAGCATTGAAAAGTAAGTAAGCATACGAACCGAAGCGAGATCCCCAAAGGGGAGTCTCGCTTTTTTCTGGAGCCAATCGGCCAACAGACAAATCATTCATCCAATCTATTCATTATCTCAATACAGAATCAAACCATGCAACCATATCGATCATTGACCGAAGCAGAGATCCGGGCACTGCGGCAGAACGGGTGTAGCAGCACCGACTGGGATTCCGTCAGGGTGAAGGAAGGATTTCTTCCCGACCATATCAGACACACTCAGTTCTCCGGGAATATTGAGCTTGGACTTTTTGACAAGGAGTTTCCGCTAGCCGGGGGATTGAAGAAACATGCCGGCATCAGCCATGCGGTGCTTCACAATTGCACTGTGGGAGACAATGTAGTGATCGAAAACGTACAGAACTACATTGCCAACTACACCATCAGCGACGATTGCTTCATTCAGAATGTAGATGTGATCATGGTAGATGGCTTCACCAATTTCGGTAACGGAGTGGAAGTCTGCGTGTTGAATGAAACTGGCGGTCGGGAGGTGCACATCAACGACAAGCTGTCTGCACATTTTGCTTATATCTACTCACTCTACCGTCACCGACCGGTGCTGATTGAGCGAATGAAAGCAATCATTGACCACTACTGCGACAAACATGCTTCCGACAGGGGCTCCATCGGTATCGGTTGCAAGATTGTCAATGTGGGCTATATCAAGAACGTGCGTATTGGTGCACACACCATGATCACAGGTGCAATGAAGTTGAAGAACGGCAGCATCAACAGCAACGAACATGATCCGGTATACATTGGGCGTAATGTGATCGCTGAAGACTTTATCATCTCCTCCGGCACCACTGTCGACGGGGGGTCTTTCATTACCCGATGCTTCATTGGCCAGGCCTGTCATATCGATCATGGTTATTCCGCTTCAGACTCTCTTTTCTTCAGCAATTGCCAGGGAGAAAACGGAGAGGCTTGTGCACTTTTTGCCGGTCCCTACACGGTGACACACCACAAGTCAACACTACTGATCGCCGGGATGTTCTCATTCATGAATGCCGGCTCAGGATCGAACCAGAGCAACCACATGTACAAGCTGGGGCCCATCCACCAGGGGATCGTGGAGAGAGGAGCCAAGACCACCAGCAACTCCTACGTGTTGTGGCCAGCCAAGGTAGGAGCATTCTCACTCATCCTGGGACGTCATTATCAACATGCTGACACCTCCAACCTGCCCTTCTCCTATCTTGTGGAAAAGGATAACAGCACCTACATCGCTCCGGCTGTCAATCTGCGGAGCGTGGGCACTATCCGCGATGCCAAGAAATGGCCCGAAAGGGACAAACGGAAGGACCCCGACAAGCTGGACTGCATCAACTTCAACCTGCTCAGTCCTTATACCATTCAAAAGGTTTTTGCCGGAATGGAAATCCTCCGCAACCTACAGGCCACCGCCGGAGAAACCTCCGAGATCTACACTTATCAGAGTTGTATCATCACCAACAGGGCACTTAAACGAGGATTGGAGCTTTACGAGATCATCATCCACAAGTTCCTCGGCAACTCCATCATCAAACGTTTGGAAGGAACGAAATTCAACAGCAATGAAGAGATACGGGAACGACTCACTCCCGGCAACACACCGGGTCTGGGAGAATGGGTGGATCTCTCCGGGCTGATCGCCCCCAAGACAGAGATTGACACACTGTTGAACCGTATTGAGTCGGGTGAGATCACAAGACTACAGGAGATTAACGAGGTGTTTGCAACGTTGCACGCTACTTACTATGTGAACGAATGGACCTGGGCATGGGACAAGATTCTATCATTCTACCACCTCACCCACGAAACCATCACCGCAGCAGATGTAATCCGCATCGTCAAGAAATGGGAGGAGAGCGTTGTCAGTCTCGATGAGATGATCTACAGCGATGCACGCAAGGAATTCTCACTCTCCTTCAAGACCGGCTTCGGTGCCGACGGCAACATACAGGAGAAAGCACTCGACTTTGAGTATGTACGTGGTGTTTTCGATAAAAATCCTTTTGTCATTGCCACACTCAAGCACATTGAAGTGAAAAAGGCACTGGGTGCAGAACTGATTGAACGGATCAGCCATATAGGATAGGGAAATTTTAAACAAGAAGTGACAAATGACCGACAAAACACTTGAACTGATCACAAAATTCAGTCCAAAGCTCATCAACATACCTGTCAACAAGTGCGAACTGGAAGAGGTGATCGACACACTGATCAACCTGATGTTCCCCATCTGTAACTGCCCCGAAGATTTGCATGTGCAGGAGGGGCTTAAAACAGCGGCAGATAAATTGCATGCCAACATCACCACGCTCCACAACCGACAGTCAGCCGATGAAAAGACAGAAGCCTTTTTCGCGCTCTACCCCGCTTTACAGGAACGGCTCTACAAAGATGCCGCCTGTTATTTGCAATATGACCCTGCGGCGAAGAGCCTGGAGGAGGTGGTGATCACCTACCCCGGCTTCTATGCGCTCTGTGCGCACCGCATCGCACATGCACTCTATCAATTGGGACTTCCACTCATCTCCCGCCTCTTCTCCGAACATGCCCATGCCAAGGTGGGCATTGACATCCACCCTGCTGCCCGTATCGGGAAGAATTTCTTCATGGATCACGGCACCGGCATCGTGATTGGTGAGACTGCGGAGATCGGCGACAACGTGAAGATTTACCAGGGAGTGACGCTGGGAGCCCTCTACGTGGAGAAGAAGCTCTCCGACGTTAAACGGCACCCCACCGTGGAGGATAACGTGGTTATCTACGCCAACGCCACCATACTCGGGGGAGAAACGGTGATCGGTCACGACTCGGTGATCGGAGGCGGAGCCTGGCTCACCCAGAGCGTAATCCCCTACTCTTTGGTCTACAACTCGGTAGATGTAAAAATCCGCACTGTGAAAGATTTCGATGAACCCCACAACTTCGTCATTTGACCCTTCAACAGATCAACATATCATTTAATCAACGAATCATCACACCAACATGAAGTACAGCAATATTCTGAAGGCCGTGGGCAATACGCCACATGTTCAACTGAAACACCTTTTCCCCAATCAGGAGGTATGGATCAAGCTTGAGAAGCAGAACCCTGCCGGCAGCATCAAGGACCGCATCGCCTTGGCGATGGTGGAGGATGCAGAGCGCAGAGGCATCATCCACCCGGGTGACACCATCATCGAACCTACCTCCGGCAATACCGGTGTCGGTCTCGCCTTTGTAGGAGCCACAAAAGGTTACCGGGTAATCATCGTGATGCCTGAGTCGATGTCGGTAGAGCGGCGCCGCCTGGTAGCGCTCTATGGTGCGGAGCTGGTGCTCACACCCCGCGAGAAGGGGATGAAGGGAGCCATCGCCAGGGCTGAAGAGCTGCAGCAAGAGATACCCGGCTCCTGGATTCCCCAACAGTTTACCAACGAAGCCA
This genomic window from Dysgonomonadaceae bacterium zrk40 contains:
- the bcp gene encoding thioredoxin-dependent thiol peroxidase, whose amino-acid sequence is MALHIGHRIPEELGTDQHGDPVKASHHAGRKLAIYFYPKDNTPGCTAQACSLRDGYSDLQQAGYEVLGVSVDSEASHQKFINKHTLPFPLIADTEKELVQLFGVWQEKTMMGKRYMGTVRTTFLTDEQGVITHVLAGREVDTKNHAVQILGS
- the recA gene encoding recombinase RecA, whose protein sequence is MEQEKENKNSEKLKALRAAMDKIEKTYGKGSIMMMGDEKVEEVPVISSGSIGLNVALGVGGYPRGRVIEIYGPESSGKTTLAIHAIAEAQKAGGVAAFIDAEHAFDRFYAEKLGVDTDELLISQPSSGEEALEIAEQLIRSSAVDIIVIDSVAALTPKKEIEGDMGDSNVGLQARLMSQALRKLTSAISKTNTTCIFINQLREKIGVMFGNPETTTGGNALKFYASVRLDIRGNGSPIKDGEEQIGRPTRVRVVKNKVAPPFRKAEFDIMYGEGISRTGEIIDLGSELNIIKKSGSWYSYNDTKLGQGRDAAKLAVRDNPELAEELERLVFEALKSK
- a CDS encoding DUF4954 family protein, which codes for MQPYRSLTEAEIRALRQNGCSSTDWDSVRVKEGFLPDHIRHTQFSGNIELGLFDKEFPLAGGLKKHAGISHAVLHNCTVGDNVVIENVQNYIANYTISDDCFIQNVDVIMVDGFTNFGNGVEVCVLNETGGREVHINDKLSAHFAYIYSLYRHRPVLIERMKAIIDHYCDKHASDRGSIGIGCKIVNVGYIKNVRIGAHTMITGAMKLKNGSINSNEHDPVYIGRNVIAEDFIISSGTTVDGGSFITRCFIGQACHIDHGYSASDSLFFSNCQGENGEACALFAGPYTVTHHKSTLLIAGMFSFMNAGSGSNQSNHMYKLGPIHQGIVERGAKTTSNSYVLWPAKVGAFSLILGRHYQHADTSNLPFSYLVEKDNSTYIAPAVNLRSVGTIRDAKKWPERDKRKDPDKLDCINFNLLSPYTIQKVFAGMEILRNLQATAGETSEIYTYQSCIITNRALKRGLELYEIIIHKFLGNSIIKRLEGTKFNSNEEIRERLTPGNTPGLGEWVDLSGLIAPKTEIDTLLNRIESGEITRLQEINEVFATLHATYYVNEWTWAWDKILSFYHLTHETITAADVIRIVKKWEESVVSLDEMIYSDARKEFSLSFKTGFGADGNIQEKALDFEYVRGVFDKNPFVIATLKHIEVKKALGAELIERISHIG
- a CDS encoding serine acetyltransferase; protein product: MTDKTLELITKFSPKLINIPVNKCELEEVIDTLINLMFPICNCPEDLHVQEGLKTAADKLHANITTLHNRQSADEKTEAFFALYPALQERLYKDAACYLQYDPAAKSLEEVVITYPGFYALCAHRIAHALYQLGLPLISRLFSEHAHAKVGIDIHPAARIGKNFFMDHGTGIVIGETAEIGDNVKIYQGVTLGALYVEKKLSDVKRHPTVEDNVVIYANATILGGETVIGHDSVIGGGAWLTQSVIPYSLVYNSVDVKIRTVKDFDEPHNFVI